One stretch of Zingiber officinale cultivar Zhangliang chromosome 6B, Zo_v1.1, whole genome shotgun sequence DNA includes these proteins:
- the LOC121988718 gene encoding uncharacterized protein LOC121988718 isoform X1, whose amino-acid sequence MRSTLCGFIGTSWRGILCNTKSLGFVFKGNRVQCFSTRRSRTRQLPKEGPPTIMEEESNAFYVVRKGDIIGIYNNLRDCQAQVSSSVCDPSVSVYKGYNLRKETEEYLASQGLKNPLYSLKAADLKEDLFGEILPCPFQQPDGLAFPPDKSQSPSPPKRSNDAMDNLEAVGSSSIPTAEQSKKQVKLKHSLERSCILEFDGASKGNPGKAGAGVILRNPDGSLICRLRQGLGVVTNNVAEYRALILGMKYALKKGFKQIHAQGDSKLVCLQLEDRWRTKNENMALLCKEAKELKGSFESFNIKHVLREFNSDADAQANLGVELALGEIQEEIH is encoded by the exons ATGAGGAGCACTTTATGTGGATTTATTGGTACATCATGGCGGGGTATTTTGTGTAACACTAAATCCCTGGGCTTTGTCTTCAAGGGCAATCGTGTCCAGTGCTTTTCCACACGACGGTCGCGAACTCGTCAGCTTCCCAAAGAAGGTCCACCAACAATAATGGAGGAAGAGAGCAATGCATTTTATGTTGTTCGTAAAGGGGACATCATTGGTATCTACAACAATTTAAGGGATTGCCAAGCTCAAGTTAGCTCTTCG GTGTGTGATCCATCTGTCAGTGTGTACAAAGGTTACAATTTGCGCAAAGAAACAGAAGAATATCTTGCTTCTCAAGGACTTAAAAATCCTTTATACTCTCTCAAGGCAGCGGATTTGAAAGAAGATCTATTTGGTGAAATCTTGCCTTGTCCTTTTCAG CAACCAGATGGTCTTGCTTTTCCACCTGATAAATCACAGAGCCCATCACCTCCCAAAAGATCAAACGACGCGATGGATAATTTG GAAGCGGTTGGGTCAAGTTCCATTCCAACTGCTGAACAGTCAAAGAAACAAGTGAAACTAAAACATTCTCTTGAG AGGTCCTGTATTCTAGAATTTGATGGTGCATCGAAAGGAAATCCTGGAAAAGCTGGTGCTGGAGTAATTCTTCGTAACCCTGATGGAAGCCTG ATCTGTCGACTCCGACAAGGCTTGGGTGTTGTCACCAATAATGTTGCTGAGTATCGGGCACTGATTTTGGGAATGAAGTATGCTCTTAAGAAAGGTTTTAAGCAAATTCATGCCCAGGGTGACTCGAAACTTGTCTGCCTGCAG TTAGAAGACCGCTGGCGAACAAAGAATGAAAATATGGCCCTCTTATGTAAAGAGGCTAAGGAACTAAAGGGTTCCTTTGAGTCATTCAATATAAAGCATGTTTTAAGG GAGTTCAATTCTGATGCTGATGCTCAAGCAAACCTAGGCGTTGAACTCGCAC TGGGAGAAATTCAAGAGGAGATTCACTAA
- the LOC121988718 gene encoding uncharacterized protein LOC121988718 isoform X2 gives MEEESNAFYVVRKGDIIGIYNNLRDCQAQVSSSVCDPSVSVYKGYNLRKETEEYLASQGLKNPLYSLKAADLKEDLFGEILPCPFQQPDGLAFPPDKSQSPSPPKRSNDAMDNLEAVGSSSIPTAEQSKKQVKLKHSLERSCILEFDGASKGNPGKAGAGVILRNPDGSLICRLRQGLGVVTNNVAEYRALILGMKYALKKGFKQIHAQGDSKLVCLQLEDRWRTKNENMALLCKEAKELKGSFESFNIKHVLREFNSDADAQANLGVELALGEIQEEIH, from the exons ATGGAGGAAGAGAGCAATGCATTTTATGTTGTTCGTAAAGGGGACATCATTGGTATCTACAACAATTTAAGGGATTGCCAAGCTCAAGTTAGCTCTTCG GTGTGTGATCCATCTGTCAGTGTGTACAAAGGTTACAATTTGCGCAAAGAAACAGAAGAATATCTTGCTTCTCAAGGACTTAAAAATCCTTTATACTCTCTCAAGGCAGCGGATTTGAAAGAAGATCTATTTGGTGAAATCTTGCCTTGTCCTTTTCAG CAACCAGATGGTCTTGCTTTTCCACCTGATAAATCACAGAGCCCATCACCTCCCAAAAGATCAAACGACGCGATGGATAATTTG GAAGCGGTTGGGTCAAGTTCCATTCCAACTGCTGAACAGTCAAAGAAACAAGTGAAACTAAAACATTCTCTTGAG AGGTCCTGTATTCTAGAATTTGATGGTGCATCGAAAGGAAATCCTGGAAAAGCTGGTGCTGGAGTAATTCTTCGTAACCCTGATGGAAGCCTG ATCTGTCGACTCCGACAAGGCTTGGGTGTTGTCACCAATAATGTTGCTGAGTATCGGGCACTGATTTTGGGAATGAAGTATGCTCTTAAGAAAGGTTTTAAGCAAATTCATGCCCAGGGTGACTCGAAACTTGTCTGCCTGCAG TTAGAAGACCGCTGGCGAACAAAGAATGAAAATATGGCCCTCTTATGTAAAGAGGCTAAGGAACTAAAGGGTTCCTTTGAGTCATTCAATATAAAGCATGTTTTAAGG GAGTTCAATTCTGATGCTGATGCTCAAGCAAACCTAGGCGTTGAACTCGCAC TGGGAGAAATTCAAGAGGAGATTCACTAA
- the LOC121988718 gene encoding uncharacterized protein LOC121988718 isoform X3, whose product MDCSFSSPNNCGVMRSTLCGFIGTSWRGILCNTKSLGFVFKGNRVQCFSTRRSRTRQLPKEGPPTIMEEESNAFYVVRKGDIIGIYNNLRDCQAQVSSSVCDPSVSVYKGYNLRKETEEYLASQGLKNPLYSLKAADLKEDLFGEILPCPFQQPDGLAFPPDKSQSPSPPKRSNDAMDNLEAVGSSSIPTAEQSKKQVKLKHSLERSCILEFDGASKGNPGKAGAGVILRNPDGSLICRLRQGLGVVTNNVAEYRALILGMKYALKKGFKQIHAQGDSKLVCLQLEDRWRTKNENMALLCKEAKELKGSFESFNIKHVLREFNSDADAQANLGVELALGEIQEEIH is encoded by the exons ATGGATTGCAGTTTTTCTTCACCAAATAATTGTGGTGTCATGAGGAGCACTTTATGTGGATTTATTGGTACATCATGGCGGGGTATTTTGTGTAACACTAAATCCCTGGGCTTTGTCTTCAAGGGCAATCGTGTCCAGTGCTTTTCCACACGACGGTCGCGAACTCGTCAGCTTCCCAAAGAAGGTCCACCAACAATAATGGAGGAAGAGAGCAATGCATTTTATGTTGTTCGTAAAGGGGACATCATTGGTATCTACAACAATTTAAGGGATTGCCAAGCTCAAGTTAGCTCTTCG GTGTGTGATCCATCTGTCAGTGTGTACAAAGGTTACAATTTGCGCAAAGAAACAGAAGAATATCTTGCTTCTCAAGGACTTAAAAATCCTTTATACTCTCTCAAGGCAGCGGATTTGAAAGAAGATCTATTTGGTGAAATCTTGCCTTGTCCTTTTCAG CAACCAGATGGTCTTGCTTTTCCACCTGATAAATCACAGAGCCCATCACCTCCCAAAAGATCAAACGACGCGATGGATAATTTG GAAGCGGTTGGGTCAAGTTCCATTCCAACTGCTGAACAGTCAAAGAAACAAGTGAAACTAAAACATTCTCTTGAG AGGTCCTGTATTCTAGAATTTGATGGTGCATCGAAAGGAAATCCTGGAAAAGCTGGTGCTGGAGTAATTCTTCGTAACCCTGATGGAAGCCTG ATCTGTCGACTCCGACAAGGCTTGGGTGTTGTCACCAATAATGTTGCTGAGTATCGGGCACTGATTTTGGGAATGAAGTATGCTCTTAAGAAAGGTTTTAAGCAAATTCATGCCCAGGGTGACTCGAAACTTGTCTGCCTGCAG TTAGAAGACCGCTGGCGAACAAAGAATGAAAATATGGCCCTCTTATGTAAAGAGGCTAAGGAACTAAAGGGTTCCTTTGAGTCATTCAATATAAAGCATGTTTTAAGG GAGTTCAATTCTGATGCTGATGCTCAAGCAAACCTAGGCGTTGAACTCGCAC TGGGAGAAATTCAAGAGGAGATTCACTAA